In Paenibacillus sp. FSL R7-0345, a single window of DNA contains:
- the pflB gene encoding formate C-acetyltransferase, which translates to MSVIEKDVQEVKSGWRSFTKGKWAKKVDVNNFISTNIKPYEGNEDFLVGPTSNTTELWKIISQLSKEERERGGVWDVSLDTVSTITSHAPGYIDKDKEQIVGVQTDAPFRRSIQPFGGIKMMIDATKAYGFELPNNIVEMFTNIRKTHNQGVFDAYTPDMRAVRKSGVITGLPDAYGRGRIIGDYRRVALYGIDFLIKDKKQQQTELEVDSMTEDVIRLREELSEQIRALGELKEMAAAHGLDISKPANSFKEATQWVYFGYLAAVKEQNGAAMSLGRVSSFLDIYAQRDFEEGTLTEEQAQEIVDHFVMKLRIVKFLRTPDYNELFSGDPTWVTESIGGMAEDGTTRVTKNSFRFLHTLYNLGPAPEPNLTVLWSEKLPEGFKKFCAKVSIETSAIQYENDDVMRPYWGDDYAIACCVSPMRIGKQMQFFGARANLAKALLYAINGGVDEKSGAQVGPEYPAITSEYLDYNEVMKRFKPMMEWLAKTYVNTLNIIHYMHDKYSYERIEMALHDRDILRTMACGIAGLSVAADSLSAIKYAKVKPIRNEQGIAIDFETEGEFPCYGNNDDAVDSIAVELVETFMTMIRKNKTYRDAVPTQSVLTITSNVVYGKKTGTTPDGRKKGEPFAPGANPMHGRDKKGALASLNSVAKLPYSDAQDGISNTFSIVPKALGKDEESRKSNLVFMMDGYFHNSAQHLNVNVFNREQLIDAMDHPENYPQLTVRVSGYAVNFIKLTREQQLDVINRTFHSSM; encoded by the coding sequence ATGTCGGTGATTGAAAAAGATGTACAAGAAGTAAAGTCGGGTTGGAGAAGTTTTACAAAAGGCAAATGGGCCAAGAAAGTTGACGTTAACAACTTTATTTCAACAAACATTAAGCCTTATGAAGGAAATGAAGATTTCCTCGTAGGTCCTACAAGCAACACCACTGAACTGTGGAAGATCATTTCCCAGCTGAGCAAGGAAGAAAGAGAAAGAGGCGGCGTATGGGACGTTTCCCTGGATACTGTCTCCACTATCACTTCCCACGCACCAGGCTACATCGACAAGGACAAGGAACAAATCGTAGGCGTGCAGACTGATGCTCCTTTCAGACGTTCCATCCAGCCGTTCGGCGGCATCAAGATGATGATCGATGCTACTAAGGCTTACGGCTTCGAGCTTCCGAATAACATTGTCGAAATGTTCACGAATATCCGCAAAACGCATAACCAAGGCGTATTTGATGCATATACACCTGATATGAGAGCCGTGCGTAAATCCGGCGTTATCACAGGTCTTCCTGATGCTTACGGCCGCGGACGCATCATCGGCGACTACCGCCGTGTTGCTCTGTACGGTATTGATTTCCTGATCAAAGACAAGAAACAGCAACAGACTGAGCTTGAAGTTGATTCCATGACTGAAGATGTGATCCGTCTGCGTGAAGAGCTGTCCGAGCAGATCCGCGCTCTGGGCGAACTGAAAGAAATGGCTGCCGCTCACGGTCTTGATATTTCTAAACCGGCTAACTCCTTCAAAGAAGCTACTCAATGGGTATACTTCGGTTACCTGGCAGCAGTTAAAGAGCAGAACGGTGCGGCAATGTCCCTGGGACGCGTATCCTCGTTCCTTGATATCTATGCACAACGTGATTTCGAAGAAGGTACTCTTACAGAAGAGCAGGCACAAGAAATCGTTGACCATTTCGTAATGAAGCTGCGTATCGTGAAATTCCTGCGTACGCCTGACTATAACGAACTGTTCTCCGGCGACCCTACTTGGGTAACAGAATCCATCGGCGGTATGGCTGAAGATGGAACAACCCGCGTAACCAAGAACAGCTTCCGCTTCCTGCACACCCTGTACAATCTGGGACCTGCACCGGAACCGAACCTGACTGTACTCTGGTCCGAGAAACTGCCTGAAGGCTTCAAGAAATTCTGTGCCAAGGTATCTATCGAAACCAGTGCGATCCAATATGAGAACGATGATGTAATGCGTCCTTACTGGGGTGATGATTACGCGATTGCCTGCTGCGTATCCCCAATGCGCATCGGTAAACAAATGCAGTTCTTCGGAGCCCGTGCTAACCTTGCAAAAGCCCTGCTGTACGCAATCAACGGCGGTGTGGATGAGAAATCCGGTGCACAGGTAGGTCCTGAATATCCTGCAATCACTTCCGAGTATCTGGATTACAACGAAGTAATGAAACGCTTCAAACCAATGATGGAGTGGCTGGCTAAGACTTACGTTAACACCCTGAACATCATCCACTACATGCATGACAAATATTCCTACGAACGCATCGAAATGGCACTGCATGACCGTGACATTCTGCGTACAATGGCTTGCGGTATCGCTGGTCTGTCCGTTGCTGCTGACTCCCTGAGCGCGATCAAATACGCTAAGGTTAAACCAATCCGCAACGAACAAGGCATTGCCATCGACTTCGAAACTGAAGGTGAATTCCCTTGCTACGGTAACAACGATGACGCTGTTGACAGCATCGCAGTTGAGCTGGTTGAAACCTTCATGACCATGATCCGCAAAAACAAAACGTACCGTGATGCTGTTCCGACTCAATCGGTACTGACAATCACTTCGAACGTTGTTTACGGTAAGAAGACTGGTACTACTCCAGACGGACGTAAAAAAGGCGAACCATTCGCACCAGGTGCTAACCCAATGCACGGACGCGACAAGAAGGGCGCACTTGCATCCCTGAACTCGGTTGCCAAACTGCCTTACTCCGATGCACAGGACGGTATCTCCAATACATTCTCCATCGTTCCTAAGGCGCTGGGTAAAGACGAAGAATCCCGTAAGTCCAACCTGGTATTCATGATGGACGGATACTTCCACAATAGCGCTCAGCACTTGAACGTTAACGTATTTAACCGTGAGCAGCTGATCGATGCTATGGATCACCCAGAGAACTACCCGCAGCTGACAGTTCGTGTATCCGGCTATGCCGTTAACTTCATCAAGCTGACCCGCGAACAACAGCTGGACGTTATCAACCGTACGTTCCACTCTTCGATGTAA